The region CCTTCAAAGGACGTCCCCCCCGGGACCAAAATGAATTCCGGATTGGACAATTCCTCCTCAATGATCGAATACAAGGATTTCCAGAAGGTCAGGATGATAGTCTCCAGGGTCTCCGGGGGAAAAGCGTCATGCAACTCGATGGCGGTCGATCTTCCGGCCGGGGCCCCGGAACGCGTCGCATTAGTGATTGACGGCGAAAATATCGTGGGATTAAGCGACGGCAGCGGCTGCACCGCAACGGTCGATTCCGAGATCACGGACGGAGCAGGCATCAGATGAAGGCCGATCTCCACATACATTCGAACTTCTCCAACGACGGGAAATCCACCGTCGAAGAGATAATCTCGGCGTCGGTCGAGAGAGGGCTCGGATGCATAGCGATCACAGACCACAATTCCTTTGAAGCGTACGATCTGGTGAAAGACAACGGGAAGGTCATAGTCATACCCGGGATAGAGGTATCCTCCGAGAAGGGGCACATACTCGCATACGGCGTCAACAGGGATATACCGAGAGGGATGACTATAAAAGAGACTATAGACGCCATTCACGATGCGGGAGGGGTCGCGTTCGCGGCGCATCCGTACAGGTGGTGGTCCGGTCTCGGGGAAGAGAACGTCCTCCTCAATGACTTCGACGGCATTGAGGCAAGGAATGCCAGATCCACGCCTTCAAGCAACAGGAGATCGGAGGCGCTCGCAGTCCGCACAGGGAAACCCGTTTCGGCGGGGAGTGACGCCCACACTCCGGAACACATAGGGGAAGGGACCGTGGAACTTCCCGACGGCGTTGCCACCTGGCAGGAAGCGCTGAATGCGGTGATGGAAGGGAAGGCAAGGCCCGCAAGCAGCGACAGGGGCCCGGGAAGCACTCTCAGATACGGAACAAAGTCCATCACCGAGTGGATAATGAGAGGATTCAAGAAAATGTGATTCACACTATGTAGAATCCGTACCGGCTTTTTCCGATGTACTCGCTGTATGGGGTACCCTCGTCTCCAGATAAGCTGATCAGGCCGATCCCCTGGGGGGAATTGACAGTGGTCTCACACGCATAATATGTGACGCCGTCTATTGTCTGACTTATTATTTCGTATGAACGGGAGGAATAGGATCCCGGAGCATATGAATCCAATCCGACAGCGGCGACAGCATGCTGGGGGATCATGACCACCCCCGCCTCATAACCCAAGGCTTTGAAAAGCGCCGCAGCAAGTATGGACGTATCCTCGCAGTCCCCCATCCCGTAGAATATAGTTTCCATAGGATACGCGAAATACTCTTCCTGCCCGTATTGGTACCTGTCGGCGCCCATGAGGGTTGAATAAGGGGGGTAATCAAAACATATCTGAACGAACCCCAGCACAAATGCGGCAAATTTTTGATCCGATGTGCTTCGGTCGCCGTACGCTTCTTTAATGGATTCCGCCAGCGCAACAATGGCTGGATCCTCGTACGTGACGAAAGAAACGACCCTTCCATAGTCGACGACCCTTCTGCCCTTATCATTCATTTCTTTATAATGACGATACTCGTCAAAGCTGAATGAGGTCTTGGCGGAATACAGTTCGCCTTGGTATATCCAGGTGTATTCTTTTGTTATCGTTCCCGAATAGCGCACCGTACCGGAATATGTTTTCAAAAGTTCGCGTTCTTCTTCCGGCCCGGCGTAGCACTTCACGGAGATGCTGTATTCTCCGACGTTCTGGCTCAGATAGTAAAGAACGGGTTCCTCTTTATTCACCGTTTCTCCCGAATATGCCACGTAAAAGCGCGTGTCGGCTGATGACACATGATCGTTATCAAAGAATGTCCATGAATAATAGTCATATTTGGATGATATGTCGTCATTCAGGGCGAACGCGATCTTGCCGTCGTTGGTCAGGCTCACAGTGAACACCTCCCTCTCTATCAAAAAATCGCCGCTGAGTTCGAAGTATGTATCCTCCGTCACGGTCTGAATGTCAACCTTATTGTATTTCAGGTCATCTTCCACGTCCGCTATCAAACTGACCGCCGCGGCAAGGGCCAATATCAGCACGGCGAATAATGCGGCGGTTGCGGCCTTGCTTTGTTTCTTCGCCCCGCTCCCGACGGCGGCCGGAGCAGCGTATGTGTATGTGTATGGCACGTACCCCACATAATAGCCGCAACTGGGACAGAAATTGACGGAACCGTCGCCTACAGAGGAACCGCACCGCGGACAGTACACGAAATAAACATATCTGTCGGAGATTATATTTTTATGTAATACAAGACGAATCTATTGTCATGTGGCGATTGGATATATCGTTCTATAAAGAAGATAAATGGGAAAAAATTTAATTTTGGAGCCGTAAGGTCATGCCATCAGGCTTGCCGCTCTCAGCTCCGCCGCGATCTTCTCGACAGCACGCACAACGTCCTCGGGGACCTTGGCGCCGGTGCACACCATCTTCCCGGACCCGAACAGAAGCACAACCACTTTGGGGTCGTCCAATCTGTATACCAGGCCGGGGAACTGCTCGGGCTCGTATTCGACCTTTTCGAGACCCAGGGTGATCGCCACCGTGTTCAGGTTGATCTCCTGCTCCAGATCCGAAGATGCGACGATG is a window of Candidatus Methanoplasma cognatum DNA encoding:
- a CDS encoding CehA/McbA family metallohydrolase is translated as MKADLHIHSNFSNDGKSTVEEIISASVERGLGCIAITDHNSFEAYDLVKDNGKVIVIPGIEVSSEKGHILAYGVNRDIPRGMTIKETIDAIHDAGGVAFAAHPYRWWSGLGEENVLLNDFDGIEARNARSTPSSNRRSEALAVRTGKPVSAGSDAHTPEHIGEGTVELPDGVATWQEALNAVMEGKARPASSDRGPGSTLRYGTKSITEWIMRGFKKM
- a CDS encoding zinc ribbon domain-containing protein, whose translation is MYCPRCGSSVGDGSVNFCPSCGYYVGYVPYTYTYAAPAAVGSGAKKQSKAATAALFAVLILALAAAVSLIADVEDDLKYNKVDIQTVTEDTYFELSGDFLIEREVFTVSLTNDGKIAFALNDDISSKYDYYSWTFFDNDHVSSADTRFYVAYSGETVNKEEPVLYYLSQNVGEYSISVKCYAGPEEERELLKTYSGTVRYSGTITKEYTWIYQGELYSAKTSFSFDEYRHYKEMNDKGRRVVDYGRVVSFVTYEDPAIVALAESIKEAYGDRSTSDQKFAAFVLGFVQICFDYPPYSTLMGADRYQYGQEEYFAYPMETIFYGMGDCEDTSILAAALFKALGYEAGVVMIPQHAVAAVGLDSYAPGSYSSRSYEIISQTIDGVTYYACETTVNSPQGIGLISLSGDEGTPYSEYIGKSRYGFYIV